The following DNA comes from Paenibacillus crassostreae.
GCTGTCCCACGTAATCTGAGCATCACAGGATCGAAGAAATAAGGAATACTAGTACTCATTCTTATCGCCTTAGCTATTTCGAACGTATCTGGGTTAATCCCATATTCCCGTAATCCATCAGGTATAATCAATATTCGTCCATTCGTGATATCCGATGCAATAATTTGTAACTTCCCGGAAGGAAGATCGGAGAATTTAGAAATATTTTTTTTCATTAAAATACGTCGAATCCATTGTTCAAGTGCCTCACCTGAATATAGTCCTTTTTTCAACATTACTCGTAAAGGAGGACCGATATATTTAGTATTAAACACAGGTGACCTAGTTAGAAAAGATGAAAATGGCATCTGCTGAATGATCTCTTTCATTTCCTTTGATGTATATCCAGCAGCCAATAGCGAGGCTACTATAGCGCCTGAAGAAGTCCCAGCAAGCTTTTGAAAGACTACATCTGCTTGTTCAGCTGATTGGACAGCACCCGCAAGAGAGATTCCTCTTACACCGCCTCCTTCAAAAACCGCATTAATTAACATAAACATTCCTCCGTTCTCTCATATATTGTTACTTATGAGTACGGGGGAATGTTCATGACTACAATCATGATTATTGATGATAATATGTCGTCAGTGCAGGAAGCAACTCCAGCGGATTATTCAGAAGATGTCTGGCACTAAAGAAAATACTTCCCTTCACTTCCGGCTGCTTCGCATTATATTTTAATTGATTAATAATTTCTTGAGCATTCTGCCAGCCTATTTCAGTCGTTCCTAATTTATATGGTGCATGACCAATATATAGTTCCACATCTGTTCCCTCTACTTCGTTAACCCACCAATTCACTAATGTATCATACCTTACATTGGCATTGGATAGACTCCAATAAAGTTGTGGTACCACATAATCAACCCAGCTATTCTGTATCCAAGTTCGTACATCAGCATAATAATTATCATAAGAAGTAATGCTTGCTTTAGTATCTGAACCCGTACGGTCAGTAGCATCATTCCGCCATACTCCAAATGGACTAACGCCAAAAGAAAGTTGTGGTTTAACAGAATGAATAGATTGATTTAATTGCTGAATAAATTGATTAATGTTATCACGACGCCAATTAGCTTTTGTAGCTATATGATTTGAATTATATGTTACGTAAGTGCTGTCATCGTCAATGGTACCACCTGTTGGATAGAAATAATCATCAAGATGAACACCATCAATATTATATTTGTTTACGACTTCCATAATAACTTCAATCACATGCGCACGTGCCTCGGGAATACCAGGGTTAATAATGAGCTGACTTTTGGTATTCAATACCCACTCAGGATGTTCTATCGCGATATGATTACTTGCTAAAGTTGACGTATTTAAATCCGTATTGGCACGAAATGGATTAAACCAGGCATGGAACTCCATATCCCTTGCATGAGTCTCATCAATCATAAATTGAAGAGGGTCATACCCTGGATCCATCCCCTGAGTTCCAGTTAAAGTCTTAGACCACGGTACCAACATCGACGAATAGAGTGCATCTCCTGCAGGGCGAATCTGTACGAAAATAGAATTCAATCCAATAGCTTGTAGGTTGTCGATCAGTTTGATATACTCTTCTTTTTGTTTCTCTATATCTCCATATGAAGTCGATGATGGCCAATCTAAATTATATACAGTAGATACCCATGATCCACGAAGTGATCCATTATTTCCATTACCACCATCACTTCCAAGATCCGGCCTCACAACATCTCTAATTAATGTAATGCTTTGATCAGCCTGATTCCAGTTCACTTGTAATCCAAGCGCTTCTCCAACGAAACGAAGTGGTACCATGATACGCCCATTTCTACTTTGTACAGAAGCATCCAACGATACAGTCGCACCGTTTACTAATCCTGTCGTTTTACCATTCGTAAGTTGAATGAAGTTGGAAGTATTCTCGATGATTGCCGTTTTTGTACTTTGTTTCCAAGTAACCACAGCACCTAATCCTTCACTAATCACTCGAAGAGGAACCATTGTGATGTTCAACTTAGGGATAACATAAGGTGCTGTGTCACTCGTAAGTTGAACTCCATCTAATATAATACGGATATTCTTGCTGCTCTGTGCTTCAGCTGAAGGAATTAACCCTGGAAACAATAGGATCATGATGACAACCCACAACAATCGTTTACTTAATTTCATTTCTAATAACCTCCACAATAAATGAATGATATGATAGTCCCTGAATCAATTTCATAATCCCCTATGCAACTTAAATAGGTTTGCGTAATTATGAAATTTATTCCTATAAAAGGAAAAAGCATCTGTCTCTGAGGGGGCGACAGATGCTTGGCTTACGAATCGCTAACTAATTCCTTGTGTACATCACGTAACTGCTGAATACGTTGCTCATCCCGACGGAAATATTCTAATAAAATCTCGATCTGAGTAATAGAATCCCAGCTTAAATGGTGCTCGATCCCTTCGACGTCAGCATAAATATTCTCTTGTTGGACACCGATCACAGTCAAGAATTCCTCTAACAATTCATGACGATCAACAAGCCTCTTTCCGATTTTTTTACCTTTTGAAGTCAGTATAAGTCCACGATACTTCTCATAAATAAGATATTCATCTTTATCCAATTTCTGGATCATTTTCGTAACTGATGAAGGATGGACTTCTAACCCCTCAGCAATATCCGAAACACGCGCATAACCTTTCTCATCGATCAGCTTATAGATGCGCTCTAAGTAATCCTCCATACTAGGCGTTGGCATCTTGTTCCCCTCTTTTCTCTTTACGGTTCAGAAGCCAAATCTTCTTGGCCTAATGATCCTTCTCTAAAAAACATGAAGCCTTACTCCGAATTCCCGCTTATGTAATGATACCTGTTACATAATACAATTGGCAAGTCCCTGCCTAATAGCTTATTCCATTCATCAGAACTTCAGCCATTCTGGTGTTAATTGTTGAAGCCATATCGTAATTCGAAACATTTGATCTGTAAATAATAGAATTCCCATCAATAGCATCAGTATGCCGCCGATTTTCATCATAAGATTAGAATATTTCAGGATCCATTTCGTAGATCCAATAAAAAAAGCAAGAATAAAGAACGGGATCGCAAATCCCACTGTATATGCTGTGATCAAAGGAAACCATGCCCCAGGTTCACTAACAGCCATAGCAATAATAGCTGCTAGAATAGGACCAATACATGGAGACCAACCTGCGGAGAAACCAATACCAAATATAAATGAGCCGATATAACCTGCCGGCTTAAATTTTATATCCATCTTCCGTTCTTTCATCAAGAACTTAGGTTGAATCACACCTAATAAGAAGAGCCCCATCAACATAATCAAGATAGCAGATAATTGCCTAATTAAACCTCTGTTGTCTGAAAAAAAGTCTCCAAAAAATCCTGCCCCGATTCCAAGCGTGTAGAATACAACAGAGAATCCAAGAATAAAGGCCAACGTATGAGTTAATGTCCGAAAACGTACTTCCTTTTTATTCTGCTCAGTCTTTAGTTGATGTACTGACATGCCCGTTATATACGATAGATAGGATGGATATAGTGGCAGACAACATGGCGAAATAAAAGAAGCAAAACCTGCAATAAATGCTAATGGGACAGTAATATCCGACATCTGGCACCTCCTATATTGATCGTCCTTTTTTACCAAGCAACGTCATCACTAACATCGCTATTAACAATAAGACAATGGTAGCACCTGGTGCAAGATTCCAAATTCCTGCAACCACGAGTCCTATGACAACAGCAATTTCAGCAATAATTACAGACCATACTACAGAAGCTTTAAAGCTCCGAGCAAGGAGTAAACTGATGGCCACTGGGATCGTTAGCAAAGCGGATACTAATAGAGCCCCCACAATCTTGATCGCTGTACTAACCACCAGTGCTGTAAGAATCGTTATCAACATATTGAGCAACTTAACAGGCAATCCACTTACACTTGCTGCATCTTCTTCGAAGCTCAATAGGAAGAATTCCTTGAAGAATAAAGATACAACTAGTACAACAACAACTGTAACCCCTCCAACAACATATAAATCCATCAAATCCAATGTGTATATGCTACCGAACAAATAACTCATAACGTCGGTATTGTATCCCATTCCTAACGTAAAAAAGAGCGAAGCCAAGGCCACGCCTCCTGACATTATAATCGCAATGGAAAGTTCCGCATAACTTTTATAAGCTTTACGTAATTTCTCGATAGCAAAAGAGGCTAAGATAGCAAATACGAGTCCCACACCTAATGGGTACACTTCAATCAAGAAACCTAAAGCGACACCAGCTATGGTGACGTGCGCTATGGTATCTCCAATCATGGAAAGTCTGCGTAGCACCAGAAATATTCCGATGAGAGGGGCAGTTATTCCTATCAATATTCCACCCGCAAGCGCTCGTTGAAAAAAATCACTAAATAATATTTCAAGTGGCAATATTAACGACTCCTTAAGCTAATTCCATCAATTAATTGATAAAGAATGTTCTAAATTATTCTCTGCACAATTCTGCAGGTCATGAGAATGTCTGACGAACAAATTTATATTACCGTTCTTCTGTACAGGTGTTGTCCCCAAATACCCTTCGATCATATCCAAATCATGGGATACCATTAAAAAAGTCATATGATGATGTGCATGCATATGGGTAATCAGTTCAAAAAAACTCGCCTGTGTCTCAGCGTCAATCCCGACCGTAGGCTCATCCAATACGAGTAAATCCGGATGGTTAACGAGTGCACGTGCCAAAAATACACGTTGTTGTTGCCCTCCAGAGAGTTCCCCAACACGTTTGCCCGCAATATCCTGTATACGCATCACTTCTAATGCATCGTCACACTGTTGTTGCATAGAGCGGCTCACACGGCGGAAGAGTGATTTATTATTGTACATCCCAGAGAGAACCACTTCACGAACCGTAGCTGGAAATAGGGGATTGAAATTATTCTTCTGAGGAACATACCCAATACGTTCCCAATCCTTAAATGAATGAATGGGTTGACCGAATAAATTAATATTTCCTTTTTCCATAGGGAGTAGACCCACGATTAATTTCATCAAGGTAGTCTTTCCTGCTCCATTAGAACCAATAATTCCTACAAAGTCACGTTCTTTCACAATAAAGTTCACATCAGATAATACCTTTTGATTCCTATATGAGAAAGATACGTTCTCAATTTCAATAATATGTTGATGGCAATCTTGGGCCGCCAGTGACTTCATAAGTACTCCGCCCTTCTAAGTTAAGTTCTATCTTTATTTTAAAGCTATAATTAAATTTTGCAAATTTTTCTCCATCAAAGTAAAGTAATTCTCATTATTCTGTTGTTGCTCTTTCGTTAAGCCTTCAACCGGATTGAGTACCATTGTATCAACATCAGCTTCGGCAGCCAAAGTCTTCGCCAGTCGATCAGACACTAATTCTTCGAAAAAGATATATTTGATACCTTCTTCTTGTACTAGATTAGCTAGATTGATAATATCCTGTGCACGTGGTTCAGCATCTGCTGATAGACCCATGATCGCATGTTGCGTCAATCCATAATCACGTGTCAAATACCCAAAGGCTTGATGCGAGACTACAATTTCTCTCTTCGATAAGTTAGATAATTCGGTTGTAAACTTACTATCTAATGCTAATAATTTATCATTTAATTCTTGATATCTTTGCTCGTATTGACTCTCATTCTCCGGATCAACCTCAATGAAGCTATCCTTAATATTGGCAGCCATCACAAGTGCTGATTTAGGACTAACCCACGTATGCGGATCAATATGATGTTGTTCGACGTTTGGATCACTAATCTCTTCATTGCCTTCTTCGCCGTGATCATGCTCATGATCCTCTTCAGATTCAATAAGGTCTACTCCTTGGCTTACTTCCACAGCCTTCACTTCACTATCTTTATTAAGACCCTTTAGAAAGTCAGGCACCCAACCTTCTAAACCAGCTCCATTGTACAAAAATAACTGCGCCTTCGAAGTACTTAAAATATCCTGACTTTTCGGTGTCCAATCATGAGGTTCAATTCCTGCTGGAATTAAATTAACAATATTAGCATTCTCTCCACCGATCGCTTGGGCAAATTCATATATTGGATAAAATGTTGTCATTACATTTACCTTGCCTTCAACCATACTATTATTCGATTTACTTCCACACCCAGTTATCAACACAACACTTATTAACCCTAGAATAAAAAGGTTCTTTCCAACATTTAATTTCTTCATGTTACCCGTCAACTCCACCCTTTAATCGTAATCATTATCATCTGATTATAAAGTACGATTGATTCAATTGTCAACAAAACTACCCTGACATAAAACGGTATCCCCTATTGGAGATACCGTTTTATAAATATTCATCAAGTTAACTAACCCTATTATTTCACAATAGCTCCATTTGGCATATCATCAGGGACCGTTGCTAATGTTAATTGGTCTCCATGAGAAGCAGCAAGAATCATACCTTGTGACAATTCACCACGCAATTTAACAGGTTTTAGATTAATAACACAAATGACTTTACGTCCTACTAATTCCTCAGGTGTATAAAACTTAGCGATACCTGATACTACTTGGCGTTGCTCAAATCCTAGGTCCAGTTGAAGTTTCAGCAATTTATCAGCTTTCTTGACAGGTTCTGCTGCAATAACTTGGGCAACCCGAAGCTCAACTTTAGCGAAATCCTCTATACCAATTTCTTCACTATGTTCGATAGGAGCTTGATCTTTTGCTTGCTCTATCGCTACCTCAGCTGCTTTCACTCCACCAGACATTGCTTCTGCGATATAAGCAACTTCTTGCTCCACATCTAAGCGAGGGAATATAGGATCACCTTTTACTAACTTGGTTCCAGCTGGGAACAATCCGAATTCTTTACCACTATCCCATGACGTTAATTCTCCTTGCTCTAAACCAAGCTGCTGCCATATTTTAAGTGGTGCTTGCGTCAAGAATGGTTGCAGTAGTATCGATGCAATACGTAAACTCTCGACAAGATGAGTCATGACCGATGCCAATTCTTTAATCTTCGTCTCGTCTTTCGCAAGTACCCAAGGTTGCGTCTCATCAATATATTTGTTACTACGGCTTACAAACTGTCCAATAACAGTTAAGGCAACAGAGAACTCCATGTTCTCCATTAACTCCTCGACTTTATCATAAGTAAGCTTTGCAGCTTCTTCCACTTCATGATCAAATGGAGTTACTCCAGCTTGGTATTCCGGTACAATTCCGTCAAAATATTTATCAACCATAGCTACTGTCCGATTCAACAGATTGCCTAAGTCATTCGCTAGATCCGAATTAACACGTTCTACAAAGCTCTCAGGTGTAAATGTTCCGTCTGAACCAAAAGGGACTTCACGCAGTAAGTAGTAGCGTAGCGAATCCAATCCATATCGACTAATCAACGTTACAGGATCTACTACGTTACCCTTAGACTTGGACATTTTACCATCCTTCATTAGTAACCAGCCGTGAGCGAATACTTTCTCCGGCAACGGAAGATCTATAGCCATAAGAATAATCGGCCAATATATTGTATGGAAACGGACAATTTCTTTACTCATCAAATGAACATTCGCTGGCCAATATTTGTCAAACAACTCTGTATTGTCTGTTCCATACCCTAAGGCCGTAATGTAGTTCAATAAAGCATCAATCCAAACATAGATAACATGTTTCGGATCACTTTTAACCTTGATTCCCCACTCATAAGTGGTTCGAGACACAGCCAAATCCTCAAGACCTGGCTTTATGAAATTGTTAATCATTTCATTTTTACGAGATACCGGTTGTATGAAATCAGGATTGTCCTCATAATGCTTCAACAAGCGATCTACATACTTACTCATCCGGAAGAAATAACTCTCTTCCTTGACACGTTCCACTGGTCTACCACAGTCAGGACAGTTCCCATTGACTAACTGGCGTTCAAGGAAGAAGGACTCATCTGGCGTACAATACCAACCTTCATATTCACCCTTATAAATATCACCTTGTTGCAAAAGGCGTTCAAATACATCCTGTACAACCTTCTTATGACGTTCTTCTGTCGTACGAATGAAATCATTATTTGAAATATCTAGTGTACCCCACAGTTGTTTAATGCCTGCAACAATATCATCAACAAATTGTTGTGGTGTTTTCCCCGCTTCTGCAGCTTTTCGTTCAATCTTTTGACCATGTTCGTCAGTTCCTGTTAGGTAGTGAACATCATATCCACGAAGCTTCTTATAGCGAACTAATGCATCTCCCGCCACTGTAGTATAAGCATGCCCAATATGTAGCTTATCACTTGGATAATAAATCGGAGTCGTTAAATAAAATGTTTTATTGTCAGTCATTGATCATCATTCCTTCCTTCTATTAGATAACTCGTATGACTCAAAAATCACAAAAAACTCCCATCCCCATATGGGACGAGAGTTATCTCACGTGTTACCACCCAATTTTCCTGTACCTTTGCAAGTGACAGGCTCCATCAGTCCCGTATTAAACGAGAACTGTCCATTAACGCTGGCTCACGTTGCTCCCTTACGTAGAATATCCATAGATACCCTCGGCGCTCGAGAACAATTCCTCCCGGACCATATTCTGAGTCTCACCTAGACCGGTTCACAGCTACTCCGGCTCTCTTTACTAAGTGAAGTCCTCGTACTCATCCGTTCCTTGGAAATCAACATATATATTTCTTAATATACTGAAGTGCATTGATATTTGTCAAGTCATACCAGCTTATAGTAGCTTATATAGCTTTATCTCATCAAGTTTCTAAGAAGATTGTCTTTGCTCATCCGTAGCTTTCCGAGGAGGTACAAGGTCAACTCCACCAGGGTGAAAAGGCTGACATTTTACGATCCTTTTCATGGCAAGCCAACTCCCCTTAACTGCTCCATGTACCTCGATAGCCTCAAGTGCATATGCCGAACAAGTTGGATAGAAACGACATGTTGCTGGTTTTAAAGGCGAGATAACTTTGCGATATACGACAATAGGACCTTTCATAATTGTGCGTGTAAGTCTCATTACGGTCATTCTCCATTCATCAGCGTAGGCATAACAAGACCATCATCTTCCGTAACTTGTTGGCAATCTTGGCAGTACCCAAAAACTTCGAATTTATGCTTAACCACTTGGAATTGTTCTGGCGTATCCGTTAAATTCATCGGGCAGAATGTAATCGGGTATGTCTTCTGACACTGTAAACAAATCATATGATGATGGTGATGTCCTTCACTACAATTAACTTTAAATTTCACACCATCCTCAAACACAATCTGCTCTAATACATCTAATTCCTCCATCACTCGAAGGTTACGATAAACCGTGTCAAAACTAAGTCCACTATATTTCTTACCCATATATTCATAGACTTCTTTCGCTGATAAAAAGTCTGAATTCTCACCAAATAGTTTGGCTAATGTCTTCCGTTGATCCGTAATACGAAGGCCTTGACCGGCCATCACTTCAATGATCTGTTCTGTGGACAGCACTAATTTCAACCTCCTTCAAGTTGTTTATCGCAATCTTTTACTAAACAACATTATTACTATTAATAATGCAACATTATAATGTCAACGTCAATTCAGCACCACAATACCGTTTACTAACAACAAAAAGAGGACCTTAATATTTTAAGGTCCTCCTTTGTGAAACATCTATTCTATTATTTCCGCTCTGGCATCTGTTGGAATAATAAATTTACTGGTAAATTACTACCTGGTGCAGGTGTGAACCAAATTTCAACCTTTTGTTCATGATCCCCTGTTCGATAGACTACACTTGTATCATTCGGAGTAGCTAACGATCCAGCAGCACCATTGCCCTCTGGTAAACCTATAATATTTCCATTTACCAAGAGCATTCCCGAATATTCTCCTCCACGTGGATTGAACGTGATGAGTGTATTCGCAGCAACACGGTTTAAAGTAACCTTATACATCACCCCAAAGTTACCAAGGTTGGATTCTGGCAGACCTGTCAAAGCATCCACACCAGTTAGATTAGGATCTCCAGTGTTATCTCCTAATGAGATACGTTGATTCGTTAAACCTAACACATCATTATATTCAATAAGACGTGTTGAATTAGGGTATGTTCCACGGTTATGAACACCATCGCGTGCAATATCCATTAAATATGGAATACTTGTAAGAGCATCCTGATCCGCATCAATCATAATAACGGTATATTCAACTGGTAAATCACTATTAACATCTGCCAATAATGAAATCACTTGCATCGGCTTCATTTCTAATGCATTTAACTCGTTAAAAATAATTTTGCTTTCGCCAGGAGCTAGTGCAACACTCTGCTCCACTAAATTATTTTGCATCGATTTATAGTAGCGCTGAACTGAAAGTTTACCCACTAATGTAGCATACATATTAGGACCAGCAAAACCAGAGTCAAGAATATTCACAGTTGCTGGCGTCAGGTTCTTATTCGTAGCAATTACATACATTCTTACATCTTTACCTAATGCATTAACATGATGCACCATGAATCGTGTCAATCCTGCAGCAGTCTCACGGTAAACAACACCCTCAGAATAGACTGTTTCAGGACTATTACTTCTTATTAATGTTGCTGGCTCCGATGTCATCGTATACTGTACTTTTTCCATAGTAGGGACAGTTGAACCATCGAATCTATATTGCCGTCCTACTGGAACAAATAATTTATTGAAGTCTGGTTCACTGTAAAGTCTTTCATTCGTAATATTGATCGTCTTCTCATAAGTCCCTACAGCACCATGTCCATCTATGACTTCGAGTTGAATCGTTACGGGACCTGATCTGAAAAAGGCTAATTCATTATTCAACCAATTACGTTTCACAATATCATTATCTTCATCCGTACTTATATCATTAATTGTAATAAGTTCACCCATTTTATATTCATCTTTATCCGTTGTAAACATAGCTACAGGTGGAAGATTAGGTGCTTTTACTTCGATAGTTATTGTGTAAGGATCGCTCCACTCTCCGTTACTATCAAGCACAGCGTAAGTAACAGTATGCGTTCCAACCTCCTGGAAAATATCTTCCCTTCCTTCCCAACGTTCTTCAACAATTGGAAATCCCTTAGGAGAAGAGGAATTAGTTACATAAGTAACCAATGTTTCACCAGCAATGATCTCTTTCTGTTGTACCGTAAATGAAGCTACAGGTTTCGTAGAAAGGGTCAGTATGACTTGTTTTTGAACTCCATCAAATACATAAGGTATATGAAGTGCTTCTGTAATAGCAGTCAATGGAACCATAAATATATTCTCTTGTTGGTATGACGTACCCTTCATTACTTGCGAGACACCATTAACAGTATATTTATTACTGTTAAGTTTGAATCGTAGTTCATTACTACCACTTATAATAACAGTTTCCTTTGTCTTACTATCATATGTAAGAGTTAGGCCAATGCGATCCACCAATGAACGAACGGCAATATAAGAGACACCCTTCTTCACAGTCATAGGTTGACTCGCAGTATATAAAATACCATCTTGAAGCATTTCCGCACCATTTACTTTAAGGATTAATTTACCTGATGATGCCAAATCTGTTGATGTACCGTTTGCTTCACCAGTATTATCAATAATCAAAGGATCTGTCTCACCCGCATCTGATCCATATACCGCTTCTGTTACTGCAGTATCAGATTTTATCGGAGTTGTATCATCCGCACTTACCGGTGTAATCATTGCAATTTGTGACACGGCAAAAATAGCTAAAAAAGTTAGTTTCTTAAAATTCATCCTTCTGCTCCTCTATTCCCAAAT
Coding sequences within:
- a CDS encoding copper amine oxidase N-terminal domain-containing protein, coding for MNFKKLTFLAIFAVSQIAMITPVSADDTTPIKSDTAVTEAVYGSDAGETDPLIIDNTGEANGTSTDLASSGKLILKVNGAEMLQDGILYTASQPMTVKKGVSYIAVRSLVDRIGLTLTYDSKTKETVIISGSNELRFKLNSNKYTVNGVSQVMKGTSYQQENIFMVPLTAITEALHIPYVFDGVQKQVILTLSTKPVASFTVQQKEIIAGETLVTYVTNSSSPKGFPIVEERWEGREDIFQEVGTHTVTYAVLDSNGEWSDPYTITIEVKAPNLPPVAMFTTDKDEYKMGELITINDISTDEDNDIVKRNWLNNELAFFRSGPVTIQLEVIDGHGAVGTYEKTINITNERLYSEPDFNKLFVPVGRQYRFDGSTVPTMEKVQYTMTSEPATLIRSNSPETVYSEGVVYRETAAGLTRFMVHHVNALGKDVRMYVIATNKNLTPATVNILDSGFAGPNMYATLVGKLSVQRYYKSMQNNLVEQSVALAPGESKIIFNELNALEMKPMQVISLLADVNSDLPVEYTVIMIDADQDALTSIPYLMDIARDGVHNRGTYPNSTRLIEYNDVLGLTNQRISLGDNTGDPNLTGVDALTGLPESNLGNFGVMYKVTLNRVAANTLITFNPRGGEYSGMLLVNGNIIGLPEGNGAAGSLATPNDTSVVYRTGDHEQKVEIWFTPAPGSNLPVNLLFQQMPERK